GGACTGATGTCAGCGATCGCATTTTTGGCTTCGAGGGAGATGACATTCTCAATGGTCTTGGCGGGGACGATCGCCTCTACGGAGGAGACGGGATTGACAGAATAGATGGGGGCGACGGTAACGATCGCTTAGAGGGTGGTGCTGGGGTCTTTGATTCGCTGCGAGGAGGCAACGGCGACGATCGCATCACTGGTGGTGTTGGAGACGACCTCCTGAGTGGTGGGGAAGGCAACGATCGCCTCAATGGGGGTGACGATAAAGATACGTTAGATGGGGATGCAGGGGATGACCTGCTCGATGGCGGTGACGACGTTGATAACTTAAGAGGGGGCGAAGGCAACGATCGCCTCTGGGGTCAGGAAGGGGGCGATCGCCTCGACGGTGGCGCAGGGGACGATCATCTCGATGCCGGAGAGGGAAACGATTTTCTGATCGGCGGTGATGGTAACGATCGCCTCGAAGGGGGAAACGGTCTTGATTCTCTGGATGGCGGTGCAGGGGATGACCTGCTGAATGCAGGAGGAGGCGATAGTGGTGGTACCAATATTCTGATTGGAGGAGGGGGTAACGATACCCTGATCTTTGGTAATGGGATTGATAATTTCTCCTACTCTACTAGTCAAGCCGTTAGCGGCATTGATGTCGTTCGGCGATTTGATCGGGGTGTTGGGGGCGATCGCATCACCTTTAGGAGCATCAGCAATGTGGATGTCGTGACGGTTGGCAGAGATACTCAATTTCGCGTGAGTGACGGTATCCAAGACAATGCTGGGTTTGGGACAGGTGACTTGTTAGTAACGCTGTCGGGCACGGCAGGCTTCACTGCTGACAACATTACCGCTAACGTTCGGTTTGATAACACCGCTAAATTTCTATTTGCATAGAGAACTAATACCAGTTCTCAAAATTGTGTTTCGGGAAATAACGCATTTCAGAGGTAACAATGGCAACTTATTCACTAGGTGAGATAAAAAATAGTGTTCCGCCAATCGTTCAACAGCGCACCATCAATCCAGGAACACAACTAGACACCTTTGAGTTTTTAACGTCAGGGGGAAATATCAACCTGTCGATTACAAACATCAGTGGTGGTGGCAATGTCAATTTAAGTCTGTTTCATGATGCTAACGGCAATGGTTCTCTTGACCAAAATGACACCTTCTTGGGAAGCTCTGGGCGAAACAACCAGCTTGATGAATCACTCAACATTAACGGTTCAACCCTTCAAGGTAAGTTCTTTGCTCGAGTCAGTAAACAAGTCGTGTTTGGTGTCGGTGAAATTCCTGTCTCCTATAAGTTTTCAGCATCATTGAATTCCTTCAGTGACCTGCTACCTGAAGAGAATACGTTAGGAACCATTTCTCAAGACACTACCCGTTCAGGTGCCGTCGGCGATTTAGACACCACCGATGTCTACAGTTTCTCGGTTAACCAAAACGATTTAATTCGTATCAAGCTATCCAAACAAGGTGGAAATACCCGTTTGCGGCTCATTGAAGACCGCAATCAGAATCAGCAAGTTGATTCTAGCGATCGCGTCATCGCTGGTTTCAACCAAATCGTTGCTAGGGGTCGCTTTAACGGTCCAGCAATAAACTATCTGCTGCAAGTCCAGCAAGTGAGCGGTGAAACAAACTATCAAGTGACTTTTGATCGCAGTCCTTTCAGCACAACGTAGAGCATTCCAGGTTGGGCGCATGTCATTTTTGTAGTTCTCACCCTAAATCCCTCACCTAAGGGGCGAGGGACTTCCGATCCGACTTCCCTTCTCCCCAGGGAGAAGGGGCTAGGGGATGAGGGCAATTTGCAAAGGTGACATGCTCCCTTCCGCATCTGTGTACAGGTAAAGCATTCAGGATTTGATATTAACCCTTTCTAAAGGAGATTCACCATGATTCACCACATTTCGATCGCGGCTCATGATCCACAGCATGTGGCTGAAGTTTTAGCAGAGCTATTTCAAGGAACAACCATTCCATTTCCCAGTCATCCTGGAAGCTATGTGGCTGTCGCCCTTGACTCACACGGCACGATGGTCGAGGTGCATCCACTCACGATTAAACTGATTCCTGGTGTTGGAGAGGAAGATGCTCAACATCTACACGATGCTGACTCACTGGCTTACACCGCTACTCATGCGGCTATCTCAGTGTCGATGAGTGAGGAGCAAATCCAGGCGATCGCCACTCGTGAAGGTTGGCGCATGAAGCGGTTTAATCGCGGTGGCTTTTTTGATGTGATTGAGTTTTGGCTCGAAAATCACATGTTGATTGAGTTATTGCCCCCTGAACTTGCCTCCAACTACCTCGCCTTTATGGAGCCAAATGCGTTGAGGCAATTCATCGCTACAGCCGCTTAGAGGTTAAGTGAAACCCAAACAGTATGAAGTACACCTCTTTTTCTGTCTTTGAAACGATGGATCAAGTCACTGTTTCAGAATCAATATCCATTTCTCGGTTAGCCAGCTATCAATTAATTCCACAACTGCTATGCGAAAGCATTGTCGATCGCGCGATCGCCTCT
This genomic stretch from Oscillatoria sp. FACHB-1407 harbors:
- a CDS encoding calcium-binding protein, with the translated sequence MERIFGTPGDDELIGTDVSDRIFGFEGDDILNGLGGDDRLYGGDGIDRIDGGDGNDRLEGGAGVFDSLRGGNGDDRITGGVGDDLLSGGEGNDRLNGGDDKDTLDGDAGDDLLDGGDDVDNLRGGEGNDRLWGQEGGDRLDGGAGDDHLDAGEGNDFLIGGDGNDRLEGGNGLDSLDGGAGDDLLNAGGGDSGGTNILIGGGGNDTLIFGNGIDNFSYSTSQAVSGIDVVRRFDRGVGGDRITFRSISNVDVVTVGRDTQFRVSDGIQDNAGFGTGDLLVTLSGTAGFTADNITANVRFDNTAKFLFA